GAAACCGCCGAACGCTCACTTTTTACTTGGTGCGTTTTTGATGCACTGTTCTTGCCATCATTGATTGAGCAGGCGGCCACGCTGCACACAACGTGTCCGAACTCTCATACAGACATAGAAATAAAGGTGACTAGCAGCTCCGTTGCCGCCATTGCACCTGATAGTCCGGTAATGTCACTGGCCAAAACTGACACCAAATCTTGTTGCAAGGATCTCCGGGGAGCCTTTTGTGATCAGGTAAACATGTTCGCAGATCAATCGGCTTTTGACGAATGGAGCTTGGATCGTCCCAACGCGATCAGCGTCTCACTATCTCAAGCTTTCGCATTGGCTCAACAACGCAATGCTTGGCGCTACCCCGACGTCGAATATTAGTGCCTGGAGCACACCCGACTATCGTGTCTCAATCAGACATATCGTCGAACTTTTTGCGCATACTTACCAAACGCGTCACCGAAGGTTCTGCGCATGTGCGGCTCCTCCACCCAGGTAATGAACACGTGGATGATCGCCGTGAACACCAGTGCGGATAGCATAGCGAGACCGGATCCGGCCGCGATCGCAGCACCGAGAAACATGCCGCTGTAGCCGACATATTGCGGATTGCGGGTGCGCCGATAGATGCCGTGCTGGATTAGCTCATCTTCGAGCAAGCCGTAAACGCGTTCCTGTGAACCATAGGCGTAACGCCCGAGAAATATGACGTAGGCGCCACCCAGGAAGAGCCCTCCCCCGAGCGCCAGTGAGATCAGGTTCGGCGCGAACAAACTGCCGCGATCGAGCCACGCGAGAGCAATCGTGGCGACGAAATGCCCGTGCATGATGAGGCCCGAGAAGGCGGCGGTCAGCGGCGACCATTTACCTTGTTGTCGAAACTCAGACCGCGCTCGAAGCATAAACGGGATCGATAGTGCGGCCGTTATGAGAGTGTAAGCAACGACGCCGATGAGCAGAGGGAACATTACGCTTCTCCTGGGTTGGCGGTAGAGCTGTGGTCACGAAGCTCTGAGAGAGCTTGCGAGCAGATGGACCAAGCCGAGCGGGTGAAAATGCCGGCGAGTACGAATGCAAGGATGAGGTCAGGCCAGGCCGACCCTGTCAGGGCGACGAGGCCACCGGCGATCATGACGCCGACATTGCCGATGGCGTCATTGCGCGAGCAAAGCCAGACCGAACGAACGTTTGCGTCACCGTCTCTCCATTTGAGAAGGATCAGCACGCTGATAGCGTTGGCGAGTAGTGCCGCGAACCCGACAATGCCCATGGTCTCTGCGACTGGCGGCTCGCCAGAGAATGCGCGGAGCAGCGTCATGCTCAGCACGGCAATCGCGATCGCGAACAATAGGCCACCTTTGAAGAGAGCGGCTTTGGCTCGAACCGCAAGGGCGGAGCCAATGACCAGAAGGCTGATGGTGTAGGTCATCGTGTCGCCTGCGAAATCCAGGGCATCGGCTTTCAGCGATTGCGAACCTGAAGCGAAGCCTGCCGAGATTTCGACGACGAACATCACAAGATTGATAAAAATGACGGCCCACAGGGCGCGTCTGTACGCGACCGATGATCCATCGAATTTTTGGTCGCTCGGGCAACAACTCATTTTCTTGACTCCTAGGTTTAAGATGGAGTCTAATTTCTACAGCGACTGTAGAAGCAAGAGAAAAATGCAAAAAGAATTCACCATCGGCCAAGCGGCAGAAACGTCAGGCGTCAAAGTGACGACGATCCGGTATTACGAGAGCGTCGGCCT
The window above is part of the Maricaulis maris MCS10 genome. Proteins encoded here:
- the merB gene encoding alkylmercury lyase MerB; this encodes MTDLAQITAVLEAGYIGENPKDLQRASLYIYRALASGKPISIASIAEHLGTPLETASRLLNLVPPSAIELDDDGHIIGFVGLSLAPTAHRFETAERSLFTWCVFDALFLPSLIEQAATLHTTCPNSHTDIEIKVTSSSVAAIAPDSPVMSLAKTDTKSCCKDLRGAFCDQVNMFADQSAFDEWSLDRPNAISVSLSQAFALAQQRNAWRYPDVEY
- a CDS encoding PEMT/PEM2 family methyltransferase, which encodes MFPLLIGVVAYTLITAALSIPFMLRARSEFRQQGKWSPLTAAFSGLIMHGHFVATIALAWLDRGSLFAPNLISLALGGGLFLGGAYVIFLGRYAYGSQERVYGLLEDELIQHGIYRRTRNPQYVGYSGMFLGAAIAAGSGLAMLSALVFTAIIHVFITWVEEPHMRRTFGDAFGKYAQKVRRYV
- a CDS encoding cation transporter translates to MSCCPSDQKFDGSSVAYRRALWAVIFINLVMFVVEISAGFASGSQSLKADALDFAGDTMTYTISLLVIGSALAVRAKAALFKGGLLFAIAIAVLSMTLLRAFSGEPPVAETMGIVGFAALLANAISVLILLKWRDGDANVRSVWLCSRNDAIGNVGVMIAGGLVALTGSAWPDLILAFVLAGIFTRSAWSICSQALSELRDHSSTANPGEA